The Anaerolineae bacterium region CCTGCGTTATCCGGCAGCCTTGCTGGGAACGCTGGCCGTGCCGCTGGGGTTTATTCTGTCCCGCCAATTGGGCTTGAGCCGGGTGGTAGGTTTACTGGGCGGATTACTGCTGGCCACCTCGCCCTACCTGGTTTGGTATGGACAGGAGGCCAAAATGTACGCCCTGCTCCTGGTTCTGGTAACGCTGGCTTTGACCGCCTATCTCAAGGCGCTCACCGGGGCCAGGCTGCCCCCTCCTCTACCCCAACAAAAATGGTTATGGTGGGTTGTTTTTGTTACCGCCACCACCCTCTCCTATTACACGCACATCTTATCCCCCTTGATGCTGGCCGTTTACGGCGTCATCGTTATCTTCTACCATGCCCATTGGCGGCAGCATTGGCGTGGTTGGTTAATCAGTATGGCTTTGTTGACCCTTCCGTACCTGCCCCTAGCCTTGTGGCAAATACCTCTTTTGGGGGCAGGGTTCCAGAGCGGCCATCCTTTTTATCCTCTGCAAAAAGAGTTTTATCTGCTCTTGCAGTTATATAGCAGCGGCCTGGTTCCTTTTGCCCCGGCTGACGCGCTGGTCCGGTTCAGCGCCACTCAAAACCCCTCAGCGCCCTTGTGGCTGGCCGGGTTGAAATTTTTCCGCAGTCCGGCCATGGGCTTAATGCCCATCATTCTACTTGTTTTTCTCTGGCTATGCGGCCTGTTTCTGGACATAGAAAAAAACTCAACCCTAAAGGCCCGCGCCATCCTGGCCGTTTGGTCCCTGCTGCCGCCGCTCATCGTTTATTTCATCTCGCTGCGAGTAGCCGTTTTTGAAGACCGCTATCTCATCTACATTGTTCCGGCCTTTTATCTACTGGTGGCGGATGGCTTGGGGCTGATTTGGCGGCACTCGCGCCGGTTGGTGGGTATCTGTTTGATTTTGGTGCTGGGCATCAATTTGACCGGCCTGTGGCAGCAACAACACCGCCCCCTCAAGGCTGATTTTCGCGCCGCAGCGGTCTACCTGTCCAACCAGTCCCCTCCCCCTTCAGCCATTATGGTTCAGATTCCTTACCTGCAACATACCTTCAATTATTATTACCATACCAACTATACCCTTTTGGAAGGGCTTTGGACCAACGACGACAAAACCGAAGCTACCGTTGATGCTGAAATGACCAAGCTGACCGCCGGCCTGACCGACCTGTGGCTGGTTGTTTCTGAAGAGGAGTTATGGGACAACCGGCACTTGACCCGCGCCTGGCTCAACAAACATGCTCACTTGGTTGACGAAGCGCATTTTATGCGGGTTGACGTGTATCATTACCAAATGCGCCCTGGCACCATTGAGGTTCAGGGCGCAAAGTTTCCTGCGGCAAAATAGCAAAATTATCAAACAGAAACCGGCGCGGGCAAGGTAAAGCTAAAAACACAACCCCGGCCAGGCACGCCCTCGCTTTCAACGCCCACCTGACCATCAAGCTTTTCCACAATCCGCCGCACAATAGACAGCCCCAACCCATGCCCTTTGGCCCGTACCTGATCCAGCCGGGTAAAGGGCGTAAACAGGCGGGCTTGCTCGGCCGGGGTAAGGCCAGGGCCATTATCGCGCACCCAAAAACAGACCATGCCGTTGGTAGGGGCGGACGCGCCAAGTTCTATCCGGGGGGGACGTCCGCCATATTTGATGGCGTTACTAAGATAATTGGTCCACACCTCCTCAATCCAGGGGCCATAACCCAGCGCCACCGGCCAATCATCAGGCCCGATAATCTCGGCCTGGGATTCATCAATGATATCGGCTAAACGCCGTTGGCTCTCGGCCACAAGCTGCCCCATATTCAGGAGGAGTTTCGGCTCAACTTCTTGTTGGCGAACGCCGGCCAGTAACAACAATTCCTCAATAATGTTGCTCATCTTGCGGCCCGTTTCAATAATGTTCGACGCGCACATCTCCGCTTCTTCAGCCGACATGGTGCCATAGCCCTCTTTCAACAGGCCAGCATAACCCGTAATCAGCGATAACGGACTTTGGAGGTCGTGCGCCACCGTATGGGCAAAAGCGTTCAATTCTTCATTACGGGCCTGTAGCTCAAGCGCATGCTGCTGTAAAGATTCTTCAGCCTGCCGTTTGGCATCGGCCAGGCGCTGCCGGTAAACAACCTGCTCAATGACCACCGGCAATAATTTAAGGTATCCCCGGCGCATATCCTTAACAATATAATCACCCGCCCCCAGCTTCATGGCCATCACCGCGGTCTGCTCGTCGCCGCTGCCGGTCAGCATAATGGCCGGCGGCAAACTTCCCTGTTTAACCAGGGCGCCTAAAACCTCCAGCCCATTGTAATACGGCATTTTGTAATCAACCACAATAACATCGTGGAGGGTTGGATCAAACATGGCCAACCCTTCCTGGCCGTCACGGGCAACATCCACGGCATAACCGGCCAACTCTAATCTTCTCTGAAAAAGACGCGCCAAACCAGCCTCATCTTCCATATAAAGAATACGGATTTTTTTCGATTCGTTGTTCCCTGTCTGCTGTATGTCATTGAGCGTCATAGATACTTGCTCCTTGGTGTTGATTTTCCCATATCCTATATCGCAAAATATTGCGCCATCGCAAAATATAGCGCCGGATAACCTCATTATATCATAAAGCAGGCCAATAGAGTCCAAAAAAATTAGGTAAGTTGTCCTAAAGATTGTCAGGCTGCCCCATCCCTGGTATACTTAGGCCGTTAGAAAGCAAACTCTTAGGGTAGGGGGTGGCCTATGAAGATAGAATTAACCAAGCTTGAACTGCCGCTTTCTGTCTGGCAATCCTT contains the following coding sequences:
- a CDS encoding glycosyltransferase family 39 protein; the encoded protein is MTAENPAFPPLKSTKATLWLLLITWVAFLVRAINLATQSLWRDEVDAIHFSSWPLPELIAGLFRAGHNGPLFFLLLRPWRALTSDTEFALRYPAALLGTLAVPLGFILSRQLGLSRVVGLLGGLLLATSPYLVWYGQEAKMYALLLVLVTLALTAYLKALTGARLPPPLPQQKWLWWVVFVTATTLSYYTHILSPLMLAVYGVIVIFYHAHWRQHWRGWLISMALLTLPYLPLALWQIPLLGAGFQSGHPFYPLQKEFYLLLQLYSSGLVPFAPADALVRFSATQNPSAPLWLAGLKFFRSPAMGLMPIILLVFLWLCGLFLDIEKNSTLKARAILAVWSLLPPLIVYFISLRVAVFEDRYLIYIVPAFYLLVADGLGLIWRHSRRLVGICLILVLGINLTGLWQQQHRPLKADFRAAAVYLSNQSPPPSAIMVQIPYLQHTFNYYYHTNYTLLEGLWTNDDKTEATVDAEMTKLTAGLTDLWLVVSEEELWDNRHLTRAWLNKHAHLVDEAHFMRVDVYHYQMRPGTIEVQGAKFPAAK
- a CDS encoding response regulator, whose product is MTLNDIQQTGNNESKKIRILYMEDEAGLARLFQRRLELAGYAVDVARDGQEGLAMFDPTLHDVIVVDYKMPYYNGLEVLGALVKQGSLPPAIMLTGSGDEQTAVMAMKLGAGDYIVKDMRRGYLKLLPVVIEQVVYRQRLADAKRQAEESLQQHALELQARNEELNAFAHTVAHDLQSPLSLITGYAGLLKEGYGTMSAEEAEMCASNIIETGRKMSNIIEELLLLAGVRQQEVEPKLLLNMGQLVAESQRRLADIIDESQAEIIGPDDWPVALGYGPWIEEVWTNYLSNAIKYGGRPPRIELGASAPTNGMVCFWVRDNGPGLTPAEQARLFTPFTRLDQVRAKGHGLGLSIVRRIVEKLDGQVGVESEGVPGRGCVFSFTLPAPVSV